In Primulina eburnea isolate SZY01 unplaced genomic scaffold, ASM2296580v1 ctg57, whole genome shotgun sequence, the genomic window AAGTCacattgcatgcatgggagatgaaaagttgggagacaactttttgtataaccaaggcatggcatgcacatgcttAACTCAACTTTTTCCATAACCAAGAAATTGTTCTCCCTTCTCTCCCATCACcctatggccgaaattttactcatttctctcctccatttttgttcttcaattgttgaggaatgCACACACTTCTTaatgaaaaatgctctaatttttctattgcaaaattagagtggttctagctagttggtggtgggcttaatttgagcaaggtgggctcaaagggaaacttgaagattgtcttgccattgaagagcatagttgtttgacaactaagttggagccatcatcaacctcaagagttgataggtaacgattttctcaacaccctatgtatgatatttggtgtttgttgtatttgctacacaaaacgaggtggccgaaaatattccataaaaatcaaaattttttacttccgttgcgcttccggtcaccgtaaccgatcccctttcatgtttactgtttataatatatgcttGATATGTGAGAGCCCAGTCCAACCGGAAACCTCAAAGCCCAGCCCAAATGTCattaaagttaaaaaaaaaaaaagataaacgtAAAAATTTATTTCTCTCTCCCCGTTTTCCTCCATCACCGAAAGCTTCATCGTCCTTTCTTTCTTTTCGATTTCTAAGCTTTGACCGTCGATTGTGGCCGCTCCGATAGTCCAAAAATAAAGTAAATACATATTCGGAATCCTCTCGACGAGAGCTATCCATTGATACCAAAATTTCACAGAAAACTCGCGACTCTCGGAAACCCGTCGGAGACCGTCGCCTGTTTTCGCCGGAAAAGTTGGAAGGAAGCTTGGGTTAGGTTGTTGTAAAGCTTAAATTCGAAGCTTTAAGCatttttcgaaatttcagaggTATAATTATGAATTTAGGGTTTCGAATTTTGGGGATTTTAAGTCAATTGAGTtccaataattaatatatgttgTATTATTGATTGTAGGTGATAAATCGGAGCTCATTGGAGGTATTAACgaaatttcagaatttaattgggcataatttcgaaaattcaagaattttagATTGGGTTTTCGAATTTTAGTGTTCAACAATTAAATGTTTAGACGCTATAGAATTgacatatattaattttagaaattttaaagcctaaattaagaatttttggaattttaggctaaattagtgaatattggaaaaataaaatgggacttgatatgaaatgtattatttGCCACAGGATTGGATTCTGCGAGAAATCCTTAAGATATTTTGTGGTAAATTAAAGTCTGTTGAGGTACGTATGAACCGTTTTATTATGACGTCTATAGTGATGTGAAATGACGTTAAGTACTTTGTAATAAGTTGTGACGTGCTTTATGTGCTTCTGTGAATACTTGATTGCATTCATGGATTTATTTGAGTTGATGCATAGCATTTCGAGCCTTGACTCCGTTGATTGCTAGCATTACTGACCTGTTGCGATGTTGCGTCATCTATGGAGTGAGTGATAGGATTAGATCACTCCTGACATCTCATCGATGGAATGGGTGATAGGACTAGCACTCCTGATGACTTGCATGAGGGCTGAGCGGGTCGCACCCGTAccctcgatgctacgtgcatggatagCGGCGGCATGCTATTACGTTGCTGcattcctggcacgggtggccactgttctTGTTGCTGATGCGTTTCATTTGGACTCCGCTTTGGTATCCATTATTTTGGTTACCTTTCACGCATTGCATTACATGCATCGCATCGCATtgtacttgattttatttcatgtcagttATATTTGACGTAATATTACTGGTTCGTCGTACTGGGGCCCGACCCCTCGTTCCTTTTATgctgtggttgtttttgatgccatagtaGGTTATCCAGAGGATTGgacgcgtctggtggagcgtcaggtAGTGGTGCCCAGTCGTCGAGTCGTGGTTGAGAGTTTCCCAGATATATAACACTATATTATGGAGTCATACATTAccggggagatgccccgtgtagctgtactgttgttttacgatgttttgaattgatagtggtggtgatcgagccttgccggctctgcatgtgtttagtcccggccagtgcggctataggtttgTGAATTGCGATTATGACtttatttcgagtatataaatattgtttgtgatgttttgattttttttgggaagtcctatttacgaataggtcatgccgaaatttctgtaggcccaaaatGGAAAAAATTTTAATCGCTTTCGCTGTTTACGTTAATAAATCCTTGGTTGTTTGGTCATTAAACGTTAATCAGGAGCACGGGCccccacagttggtatcagagcgtaactGGGATATGCTCGAATTAGAGTCTAGGGCACTTGAGTCTAgacacaaataaaatgattgcgtatgtgtttgactatttgctcttatttgaattatttggTGTGATTTCTTTGAATTTGCCTGACGATTAGCTGATTAGGCATGATATGTAGTTTAGAAATTGCCTATTAATTTCTTTTACCTGTTATCTGCCTGTGTATTTAATCCTCGTGTCTTGTAGAATGGCACCTAGAGGAAGAGGTAGAAAAGGGAAGGAAATAGCGCAAGAATCTGAGGCACAAAATGTTCGAGGACTTGCTGATATCATTAGAGGTAGACGTGGTCGACCTCGAGGACAAGTCGCTCAAAACATTGAGAAGAAAGTGTACCAAGAACCTCCTCGACCTGAAAGACCTGGAGCTAGACAGGCAGTGATTGAGCAAGAAGTGGAACAGCTGACACAGAAAGTTGGAGGAATGCAGTTAATAATTTCGCAGTTCCAAGAATTACGTCCTCCAAAATTCTTTGGCAATGAGAGCGGAGAAAAAGCAGCAGGCTGGCTGAAAAGCATAAATCATCTATTTAATTTGATGGAGTATTCCCAAGATATTAAATTGAAGCTTGCCATCTACCAACTGAAAGACCGAGCACAACTCTGGTGGGAAGCCACAGAGGAAGCAATGAAGGACTCCGGtgaaattattacttgggatgcaTTTCGTGCTCACTTTACCCAAGAATATGCACCACCGTCATATTATGCTGCTAACGAAGAAGAGTTCAATCAGTTGGTGCAGGGAAACAAATCAGTTGTGGAATATGCTTCACAGTTTTCTGCTCTTTTGCCCTATGTTCCACATGTTGCTAGGAATGATCAGGCTAAACTATCACGTTTTCTGCATGGGTTGCAACGGACTGTTCATACTTTGGTAATGACTGGATCGCCTAATACGTATATTCAAGCAGTGGAAAAGGCGAGGAAAATTGAAGCAAGTTTGCTCAGAGGAGACCCACAGCCAGGTCCATCATCTGTTTCTCAGGGATCTGGTAGTAGTATGTCAATGCCAGTGGATTTACCTCCATATCAGCTGTACAGTCATACCAACAACCCAAACAGCCGAGGTACAAGGTaaaaggaaagcaattcaagagaAGTCTCAATCCAGCTCTTCCAGTTCAGGAAGTGCACGAGGAGGAGGTTCGGTTGGGTCGTCTAGCACTGTGCATTGTGACCGATGTGGTGGTCGACATTTTAGTTCCCAATGTGTAGGAGTACAGGGATCTTGTTACGTTTGTGGTCAAGTTGggcattttgccagagtatgccCTAATGCACAAAGACAGCAATTTCAGCCACAACAGTCTGGACAAGTTCCCCGTGGACCAGTCTTTAGACCATATGCTCCTACCCAGTCATTTCAGCAATCCGGTTATCCACCTCCTAGAGGTCCTATTCAGCAGCCATTTCCAGGGCCGCAGCAAGCTCAAGTCCATGCTTTGACTCAGGACCAGGCCCAGGATGCACAAGGCGGagttattgcaggtatttgctaTGTTTTCGATTATCCTGCGCGTATATGAGACACTGGAGCATCTCATTGATTTTTATCTGCTGCATTTGTTGATGAGCATGAGATTTCTACTATTCCGTTGTTGGATACTGTGTCTGTGGCTACTCCTGCCGGTGTATACTTGATGTCTCGCGAGATAGTTATAAATTGTGTGATTAGGTTTGAGaataatattatgataactaatctaatcaaGTTAGCCATGTCTGATTTCGACTGTATCCTCGGTATGGATATATTGACGAAttatcgagctactgttgattgtttccatggagttgtcagatttagaCCGTATTATGGCAGCAAATGGAACTTTTACGGGTATGATTCACAGTCTCGAATTCCATTAGTATCTGCAATGGAAATGTTCAGGTTGTTGTCAATCGGCAACGAAGAATTTTTGATCTATGCTCTTAATGCAACACGGGAAGAACGATTGAAAGTTTCAGACATTCCTGTTGTCAAGGATtttcctgatgtatttcctgatgaaATTCCAGGTTTTCCGCCTCAAAGGGAAATAGATCTCAGTATTGAATTGATGCTAGGGACAAATCCTATATCTAGAGCACCATATCGTTTAGCTCCgacagagttgaaagaactcaaagaacagCTTCAGGAGTTACTGGAGAAAGGCTATATATCAGACCAAGtacgtgttagagtaggtgcccgtcgagccaagtgttggccgagtgttcacaatgaaactctatgtataagcaatctttattttaataatatttgaaattattattttggcaaatctttatctgtatacccatgctagctgcatagataaagcccttgaatatacaaatagtagaaagaatatgagatgctcatatgatgagtatcatgaaactcatatttgtaatactgtatatt contains:
- the LOC140821470 gene encoding uncharacterized protein, whose translation is MSDFDCILGMDILTNYRATVDCFHGVVRFRPYYGSKWNFYGYDSQSRIPLVSAMEMFRLLSIGNEEFLIYALNATREERLKVSDIPVVKDFPDVFPDEIPGFPPQREIDLSIELMLGTNPISRAPYRLAPTELKELKEQLQELLEKGYISDQ